From the Corynebacterium zhongnanshanii genome, the window TAAAGAAGAAGCCCGCTACGTCATCCAGGTGGATGGGGCAGAGGCCGGCTACGCCGAGTTCGTGGAGAACGGCTCCGTGAGGGATTTCAACCACACCGTGGTGGACTCCGCCTACCAGGGTCAGGGATTGTCCAAGCTGCTCATTAAAGAAGCCCTCGACGACACTCGCGAGGCTGGGATGACCATCATCCCTACCTGCACGGCCGTGGAGGGCTTTATCGCCAAGAACCCGGAGTACCAGGACTTGGTGAAGAAGTAGGTTCTAAATGTTGTTCTGGAGGTCGTCAACCCACTTGACGGCGTCCACCAGAGGCGTGGTCTGAGAGGGCTTGCGCGGCCGTGGCTGCGCCGGAATGCCCGTCAGGATGGAATGCGGTGGGGCGTCCTTCGTCACCACCGCATTCGCGCCCACAGCGGAGCCCTCACCGATGGTGACGGGGCCCAGCACCTTGGCGCCAGCGCCGATCATCACACCGTTGCCGATGGTGGGGTGGCGCTTGCGCTGAACCAGCTCGGAGCCGCCGAGGGTCACGCCGTGGTAGAGCATGACATCGTCGCCGATTTCGGCGGTCTCACCGATGACTACGCCCATGCCGTGGTCGATGAAGAACCTCCGGCCAATGGTGGCGCCTGGGTGGATTTCGATGCCCGTGAGCGCGCGAGTGATTTGGCTCAACACGCGGGCGGGGCCGCGGAGCCCCTTGGTCCACAGAACGTGGGACACGCGATGCGCCCAGATGGCGTGCAGCCCGGAATACACAATGGCGTTTTCTAGGTCGCCTCGTGCTGCGGGGTCATGCTGTCGGGCGTTGGCGAGGTCCTCGCGAATGCGTCCGATAATGCTCACAGATCGAATCCTTAAAAACTAGTCGCGCAGGTCTTCGAACAGAAGGGTGGAGACGTAGCGCTCACCGAAGTCAGGGACGATTACCACGATAGTCTTGCCGGCGTTCTCAGGCTTCTTTGCCTCCTGCAAAGCGGCCCAGACGTTGGCGCCGGAGGAGATTCCGGACAGCACGCCCTCTTCAGCGGCCAGCTGGCGAGCGGTCTTCACCGCGTCGTCCAGGGCAACGTCGTAGACGTCGTCGATGATGTCCTTGTTCAGGTTCTCTGGGAAGAAGTTGGTGCCCAGGCCCTGGATCTTGTGAGGTCCGAAGCGTCCCTCGGTCAGCAGTGGGGAGTCGGCTGGCTCCACACCCACGATGCGGATGTCTGGGTTCTGCTCCTTCAGGTACTTTGCAGCACCGGAGACGGTTCCGCCGGTACCCACACCTGCGACGAAGATGTCTACCTTGCCGTCGGTATCTTCGTAGACCTCGCGGCCGGTGGTGTTGTAGTGCACCTCAGGGTTGGCTGGGTTGGAGAACTGGCGGGCCAGGATGGCGTTGTCGGTGGACTCCACGATCTCGTTGGCCTTGTCCACGGCCCCCTGCATTCCGCCTGCACCTGGGGTCAGAACCAGCTCTGCGCCCAGGGCGCGCAGCATGATGCGGCGCTCGTTGGACATGGTCTCTGGCATGGTCAGGATGACCTTGTAGCCCTTGGCTGCGCCGACCATGGCCAGTGCGATTCCGGTGTTACCGGAGGTTGCTTCCACGATGGTGCCGCCTGGCTTCAGGGAGCCGTCCTTCTCTGCAGCGTCGATGATGGCCTTACCGATGCGGTCCTTGACGGAGTTGCCGGGGTTAGCGGCTTCCAGCTTCAGCAGAACGGTGGCGTCGCCGTCGTTGACTTTGTTGACCTTGAGCAGCGGAGTGTTTCCGATGAGATCAGTGAGGTTGTCGTAAATCTTTGCCATGTGGGGACATCCTTTCCGAGTTTTGTTGTCTATGCCCAATGAACAGACTGATCGGTCTGTTTTTAGATCCTACACTTCATCCCCCGGTGGCGCCAGGGGTGACCTTTTTGGGACAATGGGAGCCATGACTAGCAGCACCGAATTTGAAACCATCCTCGTCGACGTTGCCGACCACGTCGCCACCATCACCATCAACCGACCCAAGGCCCTCAACGCCCTGAATTCCACCGTCCTGGCCGAAGTCACCGCCGCCGCTGAGAAATTTGATTCCGACGCCGAGGTGGGCGCCATTGTGCTCATCGGTAGCGAAAAAGCCTTCGCAGCCGGGGCTGATATCAAGGAAATGAAGGATCAAACCTATCCTGAGGTCGCCGATCAGCGACTATTCGCGGAATGGGAGAAGCTGGCGTCGTTATCTACCCCGCTGATCACCGCAGTATCCGGATTCGCCCTGGGCGGCGGGTGCGAGGTGGCCATGCTCGGCGACATCCTCCTGGCGAGCGAGTCAGCCACGTTCGGCCAGCCCGAGATCAACCTCGGCGTCATCCCAGGAATGGGGGGAACGCAGCGTCTCACCAGGGCGGTCGGCAAGTACAAAGCCATGGACCTGATCCTCACCGGACGCATGATGAAGGCCGAGGAAGCGGAGCGAGCAGGGCTCGTGTCCCGCGTGCTGCCCACCGAAGGATTCGCCGAGGAAGTTCATAAGATCGCGGCAGGCATTGCCTCCAAGTCCCACGTGGCGCTCGAGGCGGCGAAGAAGACCGTCGACGCGGCCTACCAGACCACCCTCACCGAGGGCGTGGAGCTGGAGCGCCAGCAGTTCTGGAAGCTCTTCGCCACGGAGGACCAGAAGGAAGGCATGTCCGCATTCGTGGAGAAGCGCGATCCGGAGTGGAAGCACCGCTAAATGGCTAAGAAACCTCAAGGGAAGATCTTTAAGCGCGACCTGCCCGTGCCGCTGGCCGAGGCGTACCGCGTGGTGAGCTCGCGCACCTACCTGTGTACCGACGAGGACATGGCGCGGCCCGAGCAGAACAGCACGGGTGCGGAGATCTTCCACGCGGACTACACCGTGGATGACGAGGGCGTGACGCACGCCGTAGTGCATATGCGCAGTGCGGATGGGCAAGAGGGTGCGGAAGCGCCGGAAACGGGCCAGGCGGTGGCGGTGCAGCCACTGGAGGAGGACGGCTTCTCCATGCACACCCTGGTGTCCCTGCCCCACAGGATGGGCAACCTCCGCACGGTGCTGACCTTTGAGCCTTCGGCGGATCCGGACGTGGTGCGCGTCACCGCGTACGTGGAGGCGGACATTCCCGTCAAGGCGGTGGGCAAGGCCCTCACGAAGAAGCTGCTCGCGTCCTCCCCGGACAGCGTTGATCGTGGTCTGGAGCGCATTGTGCGCCTCAGTGCGCGCGAGGATCTTTAGGAGTGGGGGCAATTTTGGGGGTATAGGGGGTGTGGCATATACTCACTGGGACAGTGCCCTGGAATCTAGGATTCCCCCCATGAGGGCACCCGGTGTGAGGAGTAACTACGTGGAGCAGCAACGCCACCGCGATGACGAGGATGCAATTTTTTCCGCTTTGAACTCGTTGAAAAACGCGACGGGCATCCCCGCCACGATGTATGGAGCTGTGCAAACAGACGGAAAGCTACGCATCAACAAGTGGGTGGGCCTGCGCACTCCCGCGCTCCACAACCTCGAGATGAACGTGGGGGTAGGTGTGGGTGGCCGCGTCCTGGCAACCCGCCGCCCCGTGGGTGTATCTGACTACACCCGTGCGAAGTCCATCACCCACGATTTTGAT encodes:
- a CDS encoding GNAT family N-acetyltransferase, with translation MSDTTPQKTVVKEEARYVIQVDGAEAGYAEFVENGSVRDFNHTVVDSAYQGQGLSKLLIKEALDDTREAGMTIIPTCTAVEGFIAKNPEYQDLVKK
- the cysK gene encoding cysteine synthase A, giving the protein MAKIYDNLTDLIGNTPLLKVNKVNDGDATVLLKLEAANPGNSVKDRIGKAIIDAAEKDGSLKPGGTIVEATSGNTGIALAMVGAAKGYKVILTMPETMSNERRIMLRALGAELVLTPGAGGMQGAVDKANEIVESTDNAILARQFSNPANPEVHYNTTGREVYEDTDGKVDIFVAGVGTGGTVSGAAKYLKEQNPDIRIVGVEPADSPLLTEGRFGPHKIQGLGTNFFPENLNKDIIDDVYDVALDDAVKTARQLAAEEGVLSGISSGANVWAALQEAKKPENAGKTIVVIVPDFGERYVSTLLFEDLRD
- a CDS encoding enoyl-CoA hydratase-related protein — encoded protein: MTSSTEFETILVDVADHVATITINRPKALNALNSTVLAEVTAAAEKFDSDAEVGAIVLIGSEKAFAAGADIKEMKDQTYPEVADQRLFAEWEKLASLSTPLITAVSGFALGGGCEVAMLGDILLASESATFGQPEINLGVIPGMGGTQRLTRAVGKYKAMDLILTGRMMKAEEAERAGLVSRVLPTEGFAEEVHKIAAGIASKSHVALEAAKKTVDAAYQTTLTEGVELERQQFWKLFATEDQKEGMSAFVEKRDPEWKHR
- the epsC gene encoding serine O-acetyltransferase EpsC, with product MSIIGRIREDLANARQHDPAARGDLENAIVYSGLHAIWAHRVSHVLWTKGLRGPARVLSQITRALTGIEIHPGATIGRRFFIDHGMGVVIGETAEIGDDVMLYHGVTLGGSELVQRKRHPTIGNGVMIGAGAKVLGPVTIGEGSAVGANAVVTKDAPPHSILTGIPAQPRPRKPSQTTPLVDAVKWVDDLQNNI